From the genome of Neomonachus schauinslandi chromosome 5, ASM220157v2, whole genome shotgun sequence, one region includes:
- the BAIAP3 gene encoding BAI1-associated protein 3 isoform X2 yields the protein MTTLLEIKSSVLRQVQVRPSFRRRTEGEPGSTSTDPQEPTAGAWKPGDGVEFFAQMRLILKKGEGRQSLPCPEVLLCSGSPAPAEPVDPNRGLRALTQEETLLGYLQQVFGTSPEEHAEAIERVKKAKAPTYALKVSVMRAKNLLAKDPNGFSDPYCMLGILPASGALQEPGPHKEQRFSFRKGSKRGGPLPAKCIQVTEVKSSTLNPVWKENFLFEIEDVSTDQLHLDIWDHDDDVSLVEACRKLNEVIGLKGMSRYFKQIVKSARANGTAGPTEDHTDDFLGCLNIPIREVPVAGEDRWFKLEPRSSASRVQGDCQLVLKLITTQRDTGMSQRGRSGFLSYMLLLSRLLQFEHRSQEPNSSGWRGELSGPAATVLCLHGAQSNLSALQLAVLHWQVSSRHHQTCTLDYGYLLGLLEDMQAHWEEASSLPQEQEESLADSFCAFLEFGLQLLRQLRDYFPATSSTAVHRLELLLKCLSKMQLFQPSFEICPFETELNMDIAAALKRGNREWYDRLLNTRSPREQPGPLRLAGLVELADAVYEDLQSCYGIYASLFHSIVEIDFFTLTFRQLERLVAEEAWVLTEELSPKMTLEVASGLFELYLTLADIQSFWSSIPGRESRSLALAGIHAPFLPAVKLWLQVLRDQARWRLQGAVDVDTLEPMDASCKHSSSAATASLCFSLIQELWARLAWPDPAQAQALGTQLSQDLCEATLFYTELLRKKVDAQPGATGEAVSEPLCVVLNNVELLRKAAGQALRGLAWPEATSALEGALPRPLLSCAQALDEDLQQEVHTVTAHLTSKMVADIRKYVQHISLSPDSIQNDEAVAPLMKYLDEKLALLNASLVKENLSRVLEALWELLLQAILQALSANLDVSADFYGRFHFTLEALVNFFHAEGQGLPLESLRDGSYKRLEEELRLHQCSTRECIEQYYLDKLKQRCLEQNRFGRLSVRCHYEAAQQRLAVEVLHAADLPPLDANGLSDPFVIVELGPPHLFPLVRSQRTQVKSRTLHPVYDELFYFSVSAEACRRRSACVLFTVMDHDWLSTNDFAGEAALGLGSIGGIARPQVGGSARARQPVTLHLRRPRAQVKSALRMLEGRTNKEAQEFVKRLKELEKCMEADP from the exons ATGACGACCTTGCTGGAGATCAAGAGCAGTGTGCTCAGGCAAGTGCAGGTGCGCCCGTCCTTCCGCCGGAGGACCGAGGGAGAGCCTGGGAGCACCAGCACTGACCCACAGGAGCCCACCGCGGGGGCTTG GAAACCTGGGGATGGTGTGGAGTTCTTCGCGCAGATGCGCCTTATTCTGAAGAAGGGGGAAGGCAGACAGAGCCTGCCGTGCCCCGAG GTCCTCTTGTGCAGTGGTTCACCAGCCCCTGCTGAGCCTGTGGACCCCAACCGTGGCCTGAGAGCCCTAACCCAGGAGGAG ACCCTACTGGGCTACCTGCAGCAG GTGTTTGGTACCAGCCCCGAGGAGCACGCCGAGGCCATTGAGCGTGTGAAGAAGGCCAAG GCCCCCACGTATGCCCTGAAAGTCTCTGTCATGCGTGCCAAGAACCTGCTGGCCAAAGACCCCAATG GCTTCAGTGACCCATACTGCATGCTGGGCATCCTGCCGGCCTCGGGCGCCCTGCAGGAGCCGGGCCCGCACAAGGAGCAGCGTTTCAGCTTCCGCAAAGGCAGCAAGCGTGGAGGCCCACTGCCGGCCAAGTGCATCCAGGTCACCGAGGTCAAGAGCAGCACCCTGAACCCTGTCTGGAAGGAGAACTTCCTCTT TGAGATTGAGGATGTCAGCACGGACCAGCTGCACCTAGACATCTG GGACCATGATGATGATGTGTCTCTGGTGGAAGCGTGTAGGAAGCTGAATGAAGTCATCGGCCTGAAGGGCATGAGCAG GTATTTCAAACAGATTGTCAAGTCGGCCCGTGCGAATGGGACAGCAGGGCCCACGGAGGACCACACAGATGACTTCCTGGGGTGCCTCAACATACCCATCCGG GAGGTGCCCGTGGCCGGTGAAGACCGCTGGTTCAAGCTGGAACCGCGTTCCAGTGCCTCCCGCGTGCAGGGAGACTGCCAGCTGGTCCTCAAGCTAATCACCACACAG AGGGACACGGGCATGAGCCAGCGCGGGCGGTCGGGCTTCCTGTCCTACATGCTGCTGCTCAGCCGTTTGCTGCAGTTCGAGCACCGATCGCAGGAG cccaACTCGAGCGGCTGGCGCGGAGAGCTCAGCGGGCCCGCGGCTACCGTGCTCTGCCTGCACGGCGCGCAGAGCAACCTGTCTGCGCTGCAGCTGGCGGTGCT GCACTGGCAGGTCAGCAGCCGCCACCATCAGACCTGCACTCTGGACTATGGCTAcctgctggggctgctggagGACATGCAGGCCCACTGGGAGGAGGCATCCTCCCTGCCCCAAGAGCAG GAGGAGAGCCTGGCTGACAGCTTCTGTGCCTTCTTGGAGTTTGGGCTGCAGCTGCTACGGCAGCTCCGAGACTACTTCCCAGCCACCAGCAGCACAGCCGTCCACCGCCTGGAGCTGCTGCTGAA GTGTCTCAGCAAGATGCAGCTCTTCCAGCCGTCCTTCGAGATCTGCCCCTTCGAGACAGAGCTGAACATGGACATCGCAGCGGCTCTGAAG AGAGGCAACCGTGAGTGGTACGACAGGCTCCTGAACACCAGGAGTCCTCGAGAGCAG CCGGGGCCGCTGCGCCTCGCCGGGCTGGTGGAGCTGGCTGACGCCGTCTACGAGGACCTGCAGTCCTGCTATGGCATCTACGCTAGCCTCTTCCACAG CATCGTCGAGATCGACTTCTTCACCCTCACTTTCCGGCAGCTGGAACGTCTG GTGGCCGAGGAGGCATGGGTGCTGACGGAGGAGCTGAGCCCCAAGATGACCCTTGAGGTGGCCTCGGGGCTCTTCGAGCTGTACCTGACCCTGGCCGACATCCAGAGCTTCTGGAGCAGCATCCCCGGACG TGAGAGCCGCTCCCTTGCTCTGGCCGGCATCCATGCCCCCTTCCTGCCCGCCGTGAAGCTCTGGCTGCAGGTGCTGCGGGACCAGGCCAGGTGGAGACTTCAGGGAGCCGTGGATGTGGACACA CTGGAGCCCATGGATGCCTCCTGCAAGCACAGCAGCTCCGCGGCCACTGCTAGTCTCTGCTTCAGTCTCATCCAGGAGCTGTGGGCCCGCCTGGCGTGGCCAGACCCTGCCCAGGCCCAGGCGCTGGGCACCCAGCTCAGCCAG GACCTGTGCGAGGCCACCCTCTTCTACACTGAGCTGTTGCGAAAGAAGGTGGACGCTCAGCCCGGGGCTACAGGCGAGGCAGTGAGCGAGCCA CTCTGTGTGGTCCTCAACAACGTGGAGCTCCTCCGCAAGGCTGCTGGGCAGGCGCTGCGGGGTCTGGCGTGGCCGGAGGCGACCTCAGCGCTGGAGGGGGCACTCCCGCGGCCTCTGCTCAGCTGTGCGCAGGCCCTGGACGAAGACCTGCAGCAGGAGGTCCACACCGTGACGGCGCACCTGACCTCCAAG ATGGTGGCCGACATCAGGAAGTACGTACAGCACATCAGCCTGTCGCCAGACTCCATCCAGAACGACGAA GCCGTGGCCCCGCTCATGAAGTACCTGGATGAGAAGCTGGCCCTGCTGAATGCATCGCTGGTTAAGGAGAACCTGAGCAG GGTGCTGGAGGCCCTCTGGGAGCTGCTCCTGCAGGCCATCCTGCAGGCCCTCAGTGCAAACCTCGATGTCTCCGCGGATTTCTACGGCCGCTTCCACTTCACGCTGGAG GCCCTGGTCAACTTTTTCCACGCGGAGGGTCAGGGTCTGCCCCTGGAGAGCCTGAGGGACGGAAGCTACAAG AGACTGGAGGAGGAGCTGCGTCTGCACCAGTGCTCCACCCGCGAGTGCATCGAGCAGTACTACCTGGACAAGCTCAAGCAG AGGTGCCTGGAGCAGAACCGGTTCGGTCGCCTGAGCGTCCGCTGCCACTATGAGGCCGCTCAGCAGAGGTTGGCCGTGGAGGTGCTGCATGCTGCGGACCTGCCCCCACTGGACGCCAACG GCCTGAGCGACCCCTTCGTGATCGTGGAGCTGGGTCCGCCACACCTCTTCCCGCTGGTCCGCAGCCAGAGGACGCAGGTCAAGAGCCGGACGCTGCACCCCGTGTACGACGAGCTCTTCTACTT CTCCGTGTCGGCAGAGGCGTGCCGCCGCCGCAGCGCCTGCGTGCTCTTCACGGTCATGGACCACGACTGGCTGTCCACCAACGACTTCGCGGGGGAGGCGGCCCTCGGCCTGGGCAGCATCGGTGGCATAGCGCGGCCCCAGGTGGGAGGGAGCGCGAGGGCCAGGCAGCCCGTGACCCTGCACCTGCGCCGGCCCAGAGCCCAGG tGAAGTCAGCGCTGAGGATGCTGGAAGGCCGCACCAACAAGGAGGCGCAGGAGTTTGTCAAGAGactcaaggagctggagaagtgCATGGAGGCGGACCCCTga